The Sesamum indicum cultivar Zhongzhi No. 13 linkage group LG2, S_indicum_v1.0, whole genome shotgun sequence genome contains a region encoding:
- the LOC105155785 gene encoding probable protein S-acyltransferase 1 yields MGGPQNQDVALPSTCTDPPRPQIRLYQVWKGRNKFLCGGRLIFGPDGASVVLSTFLIGGPALAFCIRMLVWIPRTEVVYGHVVLIVGLVLTVLDLTFLYLTSARDPGIVPRNYRPPDSDGTVNGSTHTDWVNSGIPDLKLPRTKDLFVNGHTIRVKFCDTCLLYRPPRASHCSICNNCVQRFDHHCPWVGQCIGVRNYRTFFLFVSTSTILCLYVFIFSLLNLLREPVHIWTAMAGDVVSVILIVYCFISVWFVGGLSVFHSYLVSTNQTTYENFRYRYEKKENPYNQGVVKNLKEIFFSKKVPSLINFREWVTEEEGSVMESMTRKFGRDVNGKIDLEVGVLGKDGKPLPSILQNLDYGGIEDSLKKEKDGKVGPDPYFLPNDQEETYATENSTVDDDGSEVSSKRTSSAVLRQ; encoded by the exons ATGGGTGGGCCTCAAAATCAAGATGTTGCTCTGCCCTCCACATGCACGGATCCTCCCAGACCACAGATAAGGCTTTATCAAGTTTGGAAGGGTCGCAAT AAGTTTTTGTGTGGTGGGAGATTGATCTTTGGTCCTGATGGGGCATCAGTGGTTTTATCTACCTTCCTGATTGGGGGGCCTGCTCTAGCATTCTGTATCAGGATGCTTGTATGGATTCCGAGAACCGAAGTCGTGTATGGCCATGTTGTATTGATAGTGGGACTTGTCCTCACAGTTCTG GACTTGACTTTTCTCTACTTGACGTCTGCGAGAGACCCCGGAATAGTTCCTAGGAACTACCGCCCGCCTGATTCAGACGGCACAGTAAATGGCTCTACACATACGGATTGGGTCAACAGCGGAATTCCTGACTTGAAGTTACCGAGAACCAAGGATCTCTTTGTGAATGGACACACGATTAGAGTGAAGTTCTGTGATACTTGTTTGTTATACCGACCACCACGTGCATCTCATTGCTCGATCTGCAACAACTGTGTCCAGAGGTTCGATCACCACTGTCCGTGGGTGGGCCAGTGCATCGGAGTT CGAAACTACCggacttttttcttgttcgtGTCGACATCAACTATCTTGTGCTTATAcgttttcatattttctttgctGAACCTGCTTAGAGAACCGGTCCACATTTGGACAGCCATGGCAGGGGACGTCGTATCAGTTATCCTGATAGTTTACTGCTTCATTTCAGTGTGGTTTGTCGGTGGGCTTAGCGTCTTTCATTCCTATCTTGTCAGTACGAACCAG ACAACATATGAAAACTTCCGTTACCGTTatgaaaagaaggaaaatccGTATAATCAGGGGGTGGTCAAGAACCTCAAGgaaatatttttctccaaGAAGGTGCCGTCTTTGATCAACTTCCGCGAGTGGGTGACTGAAGAAGAAGGCTCAGTTATGGAATCGATGACTCGAAAGTTTGGCAGGGACGTCAATGGCAAGATAGACCTGGAAGTCGGCGTTCTTGGAAAGGACGGCAAACCACTTCCAAGTATTCTTCAGAATTTGGACTATGGTGGAATTGAAGACAGCTTGAAGAAGGAGAAAGATGGAAAAGTCGGCCCTGATCCGTATTTCTTACCTAACGATCAAGAAGAAACCTATGCTACTGAGAATAGTACTGTCGATGATGACGGGTCCGAGGTAAGCTCCAAGAGAACATCATCTGCAGTGCTTCGGCAATAA